One genomic window of Nicotiana sylvestris chromosome 10, ASM39365v2, whole genome shotgun sequence includes the following:
- the LOC138879187 gene encoding uncharacterized protein: MKNKQEPPKPPSPKRTVNIISGGEEINSVTYTTAKKVSKVTVTHGKRVRHVLEEESITFDDADIDGMLTPHNDALVISLLVHDTNVKQVLIDPGSSMNFILLRLLNKMQAEDKLVPKAHTLSGFDNSSIVTKGEVVLTTFAEGVVKDAKFQVVEMDMAYNMILGRPWIHEIDVVPSTLHQVIKFPSQWGICQIRGDQQTSRSINFVADSSPKNEEC, translated from the coding sequence atgAAGAACAAGCAAGAGCCCCCTAAACCTCCTTCTCCAAAAAGGACCGTTAACATTATAAGCGGGGGAGAAGAAATCAACAGCGTGACATATACGACAGCCAAGAAAGTGTCAAAGGTCACAGTTACACACGGGAAGCGGGTCCGACATGTTTTGGAAGAAGAaagtattacatttgatgatgcagatatAGACGGCATGCTAACTCCACACaatgatgcattggtaatatctctacttgtacatgaCACTAACGTGAAACaggttttgattgatccaggtagctccaTGAACTTCATTTTGCTAAGATTATTAAAcaagatgcaagctgaagataagctAGTACCCAAGGCGCATACTTTATCTGGCTTTGACAATTCAAGCATCGTAACAAAAGGGGAAGTAGTACTTACAACATTCGCAGAGGGAGTTGTCAAAGATGCGAAATTTCAGGTGGTAGAGATGGATATGGCTTATAATATGATTCTTGgtagaccatggattcacgaaatAGATGTTGTGCCAtctactctacatcaagttattaaattcccttCACAATGGGGGATATGTCAAATCCGTGGTGATCAACAGACATCTAGGAGCATCAACTTCGTAGCAGATTCAAGCCCAAAAAACGAAGAATGTTAG